cggccaaccaggattcaaacccaggaccttccttgctgtgaggcagcagtgctacccactgcaccatccgtgccgccaactTCAAATGTGGAAATTCAAAATGCATAGACCTATACACAGTCAAATGCTCAGTGGACAGTAGCATTTTGGATGATTTACATTTGATCCCTcttggacagtggtataatgAGATGTGTTATGTGAGATGTGCACTGTTTAACTCGTGTTGACATTATAACATTGACATTAAAACATGATCATCTGTAAAAGGCAATTCCCAGAACATCAAAATTTCCAGAACCTCGttctaaataataattttgaatgttttcaaattcGAACttacatttacaataatttCATATCAGGATTTCACTAACACCCTATGGTCCATACAGTTAATACTGAAGTACTCATATATCAGTGTGCGTCTGGGGAAGAAAAGGGGACCGATATGTATTCGTAGGCCGACGCAAGGTAGGAGCTTAAAACATAAACCTTTTCGATCCACAAAAGGTTGTTAAATTGTGTATGTCattttgtatgtgtgcaagCAAAAAGCCAAACCACAATGAAATCGCGGTCACTAGTCTACTCTAGCTATTCACGAAAGGCTAGGTATTAGCTAGGCTAAATACATACCCTACATCGAACAACTGCCCTGACATATAACCAGTAACACTACTAAATTTGAAAATCTACGCAAAAATCCCGACAATGGCACATTAGACACGTCATGATATTAATCACAATTTCCAAACGTTAAGTTAAATAGACCACCCCCAAAATCGCAGTCTTCTCTGTGCTTCTCGCTAGTTATTCTTGGCcctgattttgttttatttaattttatatttgccACAATGTCCTCGCTGTGCGCGGTCGCCTTGTACCCCCGAGACCCATAAGGATACAGCCATAGTTCATTGGATACAGCGGCAGCCCATTCTCAGAATAGCAAGGGCGGAGCTGCAGGGAAGGGCACGACGCAGATAGGCCAGCCTCGTCGGTGCTTCATCTTTTCCTGGAAAGTAGTCTACTTGGAAAAACGTCGGATCTGTTTCCTGTGAACCCAACTGAGCTCATTTTAGCGCCGTTGGCTGGTAGCGACGGCAGGGAAAGGATGTCCACCTTTTGCcacaatttacattttagtgaATAAAAGTTACGCAGCTAAACAATGAAATTGGTCATTTCAACGAGAACACTTTTAACCATGTGGGTTGTGAGATCACAGTTCTGTGAAACAAGTATGCAGCTGTGCCTGAACTGATGTCGTCAGAGACGCTGAAATGCAAAGCAATTCCCAGAACACAATTCCTGGAACTTCTGTGAACTCGTAAAGCCAAACCCACTGAGCTTTTCTTCCTCTGTTTTCGCAAatactgtaaaacatatttttcttcacCACTTCAAAGACAAGGCTCTGTCTCTGGCTGATCCGTAATACTTTGCTGCTTGCCTTGAGAGGGAAGTCACGGTCACGACTTGATCATTTTCGCATTTGTACGTTATtggattttatatttaatattttcaataCAGCAATTATCGTTGCGGATAGTAAAATTATAATGAATTTAAGTCGGTCATTTTCTGTGAAACAAGATTAAATACTGTGGTTAAATTTAAAATTCTGTTTTCagataaattaaaacaaaatagatATAGCTATCGGtatcttttttctctcaagctTTTGGTTTTAAAAGGCCAGAAATACAACCTCAGCGATTGGACAAACTCAGGGAAATCTTCGCTATCTGTGATGATTCTATGCGTACAAGGGTAAGTggtcttttttttaagtaaattgATTTGGGTGTGTGACCTTAGTAAAGATATTAGTAAATCTGTTCGGGCAAATTTATTTTAGTATAGATTGTGACGTTTATAATGTATGCCGTAAGCTTAATACGGTTTATGGCTGCTTTCATTTAACCACATATAAGCAACGTCTATACAGGGCATTGCACATTTCCGCAGTTACACCTAGTCTTTCTTAAACTTGTGGAGcctgttgggggtggggggatatCCGCAATCTGTCACAGAGGTACaataatattttatacatttaaataggACATGCATGGGACAGTTTGATCGTTTTTTCTAACACCTGCGACCAGAACTTTTAAGTACCAAGACCACAAAGGGTTTTTTAACCAAAATCTGTTTTGACCCTCTATCTGTGTGAGGGGGAAAGTGTCGATATTTCTCGTTATTTCCTCAGCAGTTCTTTCATATTGACTAAGCCCTTCCTGTAAAAACAACCCTTGAATGCATGCATATTAATTCAGAACTGTGGGTGGCCGCTTGCTGATATTTATGCTTCAAGATTACTTTAATAAAAACCATTTAAAACCACTGAGTACATTATGTAACATAGGACGAAGGCTGAAATACATACAAACGTCAGTTTTTTTCTCactattatttcagtttttatgtaTGTTTCTCATAGGCCAGGCAGGTTATCTTTACAGTTAATGATGTTTTAAATATTGAGAGAAGTTTCTGATGGCTTGTTTGCTTTACAGTGGTTGCTATCGGGCATTTGTGGTCTAAAATAAGACATTACACCTTCAAGTTACCCCAAAGCAGCTTGCACTATCAGATTATACCTATAATAATTTTGTACATACAGAATGCATGTTACCTCATTATTCTTCAAAATATTAGGTTTAATAGTTTTTTCAGTTGGAACTATTTCATACGACTCGTGCAAACTGAGATCATTGCACTCAAGGAAGAAGTACCggcacaataaaaataaacataataaaatgaatCTGTTCTTATGTACTATACATACACGAGGCACAATTCTGAGCTCAAACCGACTCACTCTTCCAGTTAACCACTACATATTCATTAAGCCTATTAAATGCCACAACCAAAAGTTGCCTTGTAATGAGAGTCATCCCCTGTAAGCTAGTTAATAAGTGCTCtagaatgcttttatttttctgtttacttGGAAAACCTAATGTGTTTGCAAAAAATTGTGACAATCATTATCTCTAAATGTGTACAGACTATTTGTCTCTCCAGAGACAAGGATCTATCTACTTTGCTAATCACCTCAGGATATTGTGATGTTAAAAAGACAAACATGCATTCAAACACCAAAAATGTACAGAAAGAGGGTAACAGGGTTCCAGAAAGTTCTGACAGTGCACATTTTGTTATGCTGTCTAACTTGCATGCAATCTCTTTGGTGACTGATCGTTCCTTCCTGTTTTCAGCCCCAGGGGTCTGCTGCCTGTTCCAACTACTGAGGCGGTTCCATTTACCATGCGGACCGATACACACCTTGGGTTCTCCTCATCCACTCCCACCTCCTGCTGCCTGCATAGCCCTCCCAAGTTGTGGGACCCCACAGAAGACTTGCGTGCCATTGCCCAGACCTTCCACTACCTGGATATCTCAGGTATAGCAGCGTTCTAAATGTGCCCATCTGTGGCCGCACATACAGAGGACTCACAGTTGAGGAAATGTGGTATTCCACAAATGTGGTATTCTATTATGGATATATTGTGGGTAGGTTCCAGACAATAGCTATCACAGAGTGAGGATCTTGGCATCCCATAAGTAATCTAAATCAGGATGTCAGGGTCATAATGAtttcttcattgtttttttcacaaTGACAGTTAACAAAGATTTGATTTCAAAcaactgatgtttttttttttctgcagggtgGTACTGGGGTGCCATTACAGCAAGTGAGGCACAGTCAGTCCTTCAGGAGGCGCAGGAGGGGACCTTCCTCATTCGGGACAGCAGCCACCCCTTGTACATGCTGACCCTGTCTGTGAAGACAGGACGTGGCCCCACCAATGTGCGAATTGAGTACAGCCATGGACGTTTCCGTCTGGACTCCAGCTCTCTAGCCAAACCCCGGCTACTAGCATTTCCAGATGTGGCCAGCCTTGTGCAGCATTATGTAGGGTCAAGCCAGGGCGAGTTGGCGTGCAAAGAGGACCAACCAACGCCCAAGGATAGTGCATTGCTCCTGAAACTGGCTCGTCCACTCAACCGCCACAAGTCCTGCCCTTCCCTACAGCACCTCACACGACTCACAATCAACCGCCTCACCGACTCTCCTGACCAGCTTCCCCTGCCTCGTCCTCTACAACGCTACCTGAAAGATTACCCCTTCCATCTTTGAAACACCCAGCACCCCCTTGGGGACGTGGTGGCTCCCAGCACACCTGACGCTGTGATGGGATACGGATCTGGCACAGTGAGATTCTGGTATGAGTACCATGTGATGTAATTGCATTACCACTGGAAGGCTGCAGCACTGAGCTGAATGGGGGTTGGGAGGGAATATGATAGTCCTGTCACAGAGAACACGCTGTACATATTCAGGTATGATCAGATGATCATATTCTGGGCACAGTTCCCTCCTTAGGACCGGGTAGTATGTCAAAGATGTGTTGCTCCAGGTTCTAGCTTAATTTGTCCCCCAAATGAGTCAGTCAAGAAGGCATACCTCCTCACAACCATAAAGCCTGCAGGACCAGTTTGCTGTGACCTGTTTGCTCTGGACTGAACCAGTTTGTTTTTATGGAAATTTTTTATGAACACTTTTTTATCAATCTTGAATTCATGTGATTATTCCACAATGTGGCTGTTTGTAcacagtaataaaaaatatattttctaaaaaaaaaaatatcgcAAATGATGTCCTGTTTATTTCTTATCTGTTCATGTACTGTGGCTAAATTCTCAGCACTTCTGCATATAATCTGATTACATAAAGAAACGTACGCAAGAAAATATCTCAATGGAAATTGTGACTATGTACCCACAAATATGTGGTAAGCGACTTAGAAAATGCTTCAACCAAGTGGGATTTGGAATTTAACAGTTCATGAAAGGATAGTACACATTTGCTTATTTGCTTACAGTATGAAATAAAGTGCAATACATTAAGTTTTATATGGTCCATGCATAtagccttgtttttaatttagaaGATACCTAATTTCAGAaccatttaatttttattattttattgcatagACTAGTGTACAGgcgtatacactcagtgagcactttattaggtatttattagacttattggtcttctgctgctgtagcctgtctacTTAGTTTGGTtagacacgttgtgtgttcagagatgctcttctgcatacgacTGTTGTAATGGTTATCTGCATACGACTGTTgtaatggttatttgcattactgtcaccttcctgtcagcttcgaccagtctggctcttttcctctgacctctctcaacaacacatttttgcctgcaaaactgctgctcactggatgttttttgtttttggcaccaacaatcattccacagtcaaagtgacttggatcacatttcttccctattctgacatttggtctgaaaaacagctgaaccttctGACtaagtctgcatgctttttatgcatttagttgctgccacataattgacTGATTCGATATTTGTATTAACAcggtggtgtacaggtctacctaataaagtggtcactgagtgtatatgtgtatttaaCCTTTGTAAAGAAAAGTACACCACTCATTtggcattaaaaataaacaatgaagttttaatgaaattaaatccCCCAAAgttgcttgatgatgtctctaGAATGAATTACCCATTGCTGCCTACTCACTTTGCGGCGCCAGGATTTTACGATTTACGAAAAAAGGACCGTCATACGTAAATTCGAGTATGTGGATATAGGCATCGTTTTAATCGTCTTACTATCACAATTGTTATCACTAATGACAAGTAATCCTAATGAATCTAAATgtattccttttatttttttgaacatcaCAGTTTGATAGTCCAGGACGGCCGTGGTAACCATGGGCCGTGAATGTGTACCTTTTTTATGTGGGCCGAAGAAGATAAAGAGAAAACGGGCAGTTGCCGTACCCGAACAGAAATACGCGCGTCCAATTTACAGTATCCACTTGCGGGGCATGAAAATTCCCTCTGTtggcatttcattaatttactaTTTAATTGGATGAGGTAACAGATGAAATTACAGTTCCGAGCAACGGCGTTTTAGATTTCTCAGCATTCCTGTAATTCAGTGTAATTTTAGATAATAGTTTAAATTATTCAATATCTTATACAACCTATTACTTCTATGACTCGGTGTCTATTTTTCAGCGGCTGGCTGCAATATACTAATTTAACAATTTACTTGTTTCAACTGTTTTCCGAATACGACTGTTTGCCACACCTAAGTATGTGCCATTCGGTGTGCGCGTCTACCCTGATGAAGGCCGTTCTGCCGCAAACTGGCGCCCGTCAGTAATATATTCTGGTCCTGCCAAGACTTTACAATCCGCGTGAGTGCGCTGGaatctttgttcttttttcgtGGCCAACTGATTTGTCCAGCCCTAAGATGTGAGCCATGAGATATGAGAATGCATTGTTCGGTGAGACGAcgaacatttattttccatattcCTGTTACTGGAATGTCATCTCGTGACGCTCGAGTGCGCGTCTAAATCCCTTAATTGTTGCCTTGTTTTTCTGGATAGGCTGCTTCAGTTTCTGATGATGTGGAGGTATTTACACATTTAAGCCATGGTCGTTCGACAGTGTAGCATACACTCACtggccactttattagacaCAACTGTCTAGTACCGAGTAGGACCCActgaattctttgtggcatggattcaacaaggtcCGAGGTCCTTTTGGGGATTACTTAGGGATTTTGGTCTATTCTGACTCAATGGCTTCACACAGTTCTTGCATATTTTGTAGTCGCATATTCATGCCTTttccacctcatcccaaaggCACTCTATtagattgagatctggggactcCATGGTGTAGTCTGATTTGTGTCTTTTGTACATTTCCCTGCTGGAAGTATCCTTTGAAAAGGGGTAGACTGGAGGAGCAGGTTATTTGAGTTAATGTAAAATGGCCGTTTAGTATGTGTTTGTGGATTTTTCCCCCCTCAACATTAGACTGTCATATTTAGTGATTGGCATTTCAAAATGGATTAATGGGGTCCAAATCTGACAGTTCATAACTGCACCCCACTTCAGCCAAGATTTAAATCATTCCCATTTCCTTTCCCCATTTCGTATCCTAATATCTATTGTTTACTCACTTTCCCATTccacagaaatgcatttaatgaGATTAATAGACATGGAAAGCACATACTCTTAAGGAAAACACTAAAGATTAACATGTATTAAACCCTTATACCATTCATTATGGAAATTGtattcaattgtattttttatctaTTGTACAGAGATGTGTAGTAAAATACAGAACTTCACAAAAGTGCTTTCAAGCGGAATCATGAATGCTGTGAATGGTTTCGTATCTGCGCTGGTATTGCTTTTTGTATTTGGTCTTTGTTTAGCTTTcagaatagtaaaaaaaaaaaaaagaagagattcCTGAAAATGAAAGACTGAATCATAACTTAACCCACCCCCCTTTCCTCTCCATCCACTTTCCTATCTCCGGCGGAGAGGGATAAAGCCGGGCGATTCACGGAATGAGCATGCGCTTCCAGGGAGAGCCAGATACTGGAAAGGAGAGTTCCAGGAAAGCCTTCAGTAATTACCCTCAGCCACACTCCACTCCAGTTCCTAGAATCAGggcgagggggggtgggggtgagttGTGAGGTAGATAAAGGGGAGGAGGCAAAGGTAGATGTTCTACAAAGCATGTCCCTGATTCGAACATTAAAGCCGTCAGATCAGGAATGAAGCAACCAGAAGAAGCTGATTGGCAGTAGTGCCTGGTCTATCACACCTGTGGGATCCTGTTCGCCGCCGTGCCTTTTACTTTTAGCAGGGCCACTCAAATGCAGTAGTGAGAACTGGTTATTAGCACTTAAGTATGTCAGCAAGCCATAAGAAACGAGAAAAATCATATATCACTTAAATTTCAGTTATTTGGATCCCCTAGCTGCTGGTCTTCCTGGGGTTCCACACTTTAAAAGCAAAA
Above is a genomic segment from Conger conger chromosome 10, fConCon1.1, whole genome shotgun sequence containing:
- the cish gene encoding cytokine-inducible SH2-containing protein, giving the protein MILCVQGPRGLLPVPTTEAVPFTMRTDTHLGFSSSTPTSCCLHSPPKLWDPTEDLRAIAQTFHYLDISGWYWGAITASEAQSVLQEAQEGTFLIRDSSHPLYMLTLSVKTGRGPTNVRIEYSHGRFRLDSSSLAKPRLLAFPDVASLVQHYVGSSQGELACKEDQPTPKDSALLLKLARPLNRHKSCPSLQHLTRLTINRLTDSPDQLPLPRPLQRYLKDYPFHL